GCCGATGCGGTCGCCGCCGAGCTGGGCGAGGATATCGTCCGTGTCTTCGATCGAGGCGTCGTCAAACCCGATGATGATGTCGCCGATGAACACGCCGGCCTTTTCAGCCGGGCCATCCGGCTCGACCGCGACGACGATGGCGCCGCCGTCCGCGTCGACCTTCGCGCTGCGGCGCAGCGCCTCGGAGAGGCGGATCGGCTGCATCCCGACGCCCAGATAGGCGCGTCCGGCGCGCCGTCCGCTGCTCAATTGATCGACGACGCGGTCCACCGTCGCCACGGGGATCGTGAGATCGAAACGCCGCGACAGGGCCGATGTGTTGATGCCCAGCACGTGGCCGGCCACGTCGACGAGCGGTCCACCGGAGAAGCCGGCGTAGAGCGAGAGGTCGAGACTGATGAAGCGATCGACGTTGCCGCCTCGCCACGTGCGCCACGGTCCGCCGGCAGAACTGATCACCCCACTGGACGCGCGCACGCCGTC
The sequence above is drawn from the Candidatus Eremiobacteraceae bacterium genome and encodes:
- a CDS encoding S1C family serine protease, which codes for MPTITEPSNALTALSSDLANAVERAGASTVAVHARHRLGSSGVLWRPGIIVTADHAVRRDDDISVTLPDGTNADATLAGRDSDTDLAILRIDASPALALPLFADASGLKAGNLVLAVARDAEDGVRASSGVISSAGGPWRTWRGGNVDRFISLDLSLYAGFSGGPLVDVAGHVLGINTSALSRRFDLTIPVATVDRVVDQLSSGRRAGRAYLGVGMQPIRLSEALRRSAKVDADGGAIVVAVEPDGPAEKAGVFIGDIIIGFDDASIEDTDDILAQLGGDRIGAKVRLRIVRGGQVVEQEITIGERAVERED